The region TCAACGAAAGTTGGAGGTTTTTTTATTTGTAAATATTTAGATTTCTTACTACGTAGGAATTTATTAATTAAACCAAACCGCATAACGTTGTCGTCTTAACTCTAACGCTAAAGCTTCTTCCATTTTTAAAGCGTCTGCTCTAGTTGCTATTGGACCAATATGATTGTATAAACTTGGTCTTAGATAACTACCATACTTCTGGACAATGTTTGACGATAGTTTATGTCCTTTTTTATTCCTGTAGCCTGTTTTGTGTTGTAAAAAACGCTCTTTTGGTGTTTTACTGGTCATACCAACATATAAACACTCTAACACACCATTAAATTGTGGGTTTGCAGCTCTAAATCTAGCATGCTCTGTATATACTTTTTTCTTGAGTTCTACAACGTAAATATGGTATTGCGTTTTTGGCATATTACTGTGTTATTCTCTAACAAAATAATCAATAATAACCAGTATAGCTATACTAATTAACCCAATAGTAAACAATAATGAT is a window of Olleya sp. YS DNA encoding:
- a CDS encoding ribose-5-phosphate isomerase; translation: MPKTQYHIYVVELKKKVYTEHARFRAANPQFNGVLECLYVGMTSKTPKERFLQHKTGYRNKKGHKLSSNIVQKYGSYLRPSLYNHIGPIATRADALKMEEALALELRRQRYAVWFN